GAGGCCGGGCACGTGCGCGAGCCAGGCCTCCAGGCTCTGGCTGTGCTGGGCGGCGGCCCCGAGCCCCGCGCCGGAGGCGGTGGTGATGGTGAGCGGCACCGAGAGGGCGCCGCCGAACATGTACTTCATCTTGGCTGCCTGGTTGACGATCTGGTCCAGGCAGACGCCGATGAAGTCCATGAACATCAGGTCGACGACGGGACGCAGACCCCGGGCCGCGGCCCCCACGCCGAGGCCGACCAGCGCGGCCTCGGAGATCGGGGTGTCGATCATCCGTCGGGGACCGAACTCGTCGAGCAGGTTGTCGAACATGCGGAACACGCCGCCGTATCCGGCGACGTCCTCACCGGCGACGAAGACGTTCTCGTCCTCACGCATGGCCTGCGCGAGTCCTTCGTTGAAGGCCTTGACGTAGGTCAGTTCACGGGCCGTGGCGTCCGGGGCGGCGGCGGGTGCTTCGGTGATGGTGGTCATGGCGGTCACCCCGAGTAGACGTTGAGGAGCAGGTCGGCGGTGTCGGGCAGCGGACTGGCCTCGGCGTACGCGATGGCGTCGGCGATCTCGTCCCGGGTGCGCTGCCAGGTGTCGTCCAGCTCCGCGCGGGTGGCGGTGCCGTCGGCGAGGGCGCGGGCCTCCAGCAGGTCGATCGGGTCGCGGGTTTTCCACTCGGCGACCTCCTCGTCCGAGCGGTAGGGGTGACGCAGTCCCTTGACGCCCTGGTGGTCGTAGAAGCGGTAGGTCTTGGCCTCGATCATCATCGGTCCCTCGCCGGCCCGGGCGCGTGCCACGGCCTCGGCGGCGGCCTCGTGGACGGCGGCCGCATCCATGCCGTCGACGATCACGCTGGGCATGCCGTAGGCGGCGGCCCGGTCGGCGACGTCGGTGATCAGCATGTGCTTCGACTGGGGGGTGAACTCGGCGTAGCCGTTGTTCTCGCAGATGAACAGCACCGGCAGGCGCAGTACGGCGGCCATGTTGGCGGCCTCGTGGAAGGTGCCGATGTTGGTGGCGCCGTCACCGAAGAAGGAGACGGCGACGCTGTCCTCGCCCTTGTACTGGGCGGCGAACGCGGCGCCGACGGCGATCGGGATGCCCGCGCCGACGATGCCGTTCGCGCCGAGCATGCCGAGGCTGAGGTCGTTGATGTGCATGCTTCCGCCGCGTCCCAGGCAGGCTCCGGTGACCCGGCCGTACAGCTCGGCGTACATGTGCCGGAAGCTGACGCCCTTGGCGACGGCGTGGCCGTGTCCGCGGTGGGTGGAGGTGATCTGGTCGTCGTCGCGGAGGGCCGCCATCACCCCCGCGGCCACGGCTTCCTGGCCGACGTACAGGTGCAGGAAGCCCGGCAGCTTGCCGGCCTCCATGAGTTTGCCCGCCTCGGTCTCGAACAGCCGGATGCGCACCATGCGCTCGTGCAGGTCTCTGACGACCTGCGCGGACGCCTGGTTCGCGGCCGGATCGCCCGACTTCTTCGGTGCCTTGGATGTGCTTGATGTACTTGAGGCCCTTTGAGCCATCGTCCGCCCCTTCGCCCGAGGGAGGTGTGCCACGCAATCGGACTTTGTAGTGTCGGTCTACAGTAAGTAGCAGTGGGCACCTTACTGAACAGGCTCTCTAATTACTACGCCTCTGTCCGATCCGGCGCCGGATCGTCGCCGCGCTCGTCGACCAGCTCCACCGCGTTGCCTTCCGGGTCCGCCCAGAAGCTGATCCGCCGCCCCCGCGCCCGGACGACGACCGGATCCGACAGGGGCCGGGCGCCCGCGGCCGGCAGTGCCGCCACCACCGGGTCCAGGTCGTCCAGGCGGAAGGTGAGGTACGACAGCCCCCGGCGTCCGGTCAGCGGTACGGCCGACTCCGCCGGTGCCGGGGGCGTCCGGGGCAGGATCAGCTTCACGCGCCCGCCGGAGGGCACCTGCAGCCAGACGACCAAGAGCTCGCCGCCCAGCCCGGCCGGGGTGCCGATGGACTCCGGTATGCGCGAGCGATGCACCGCCAGGCAGCCGAGTGCCTCGCGGTAGAACCGCTCCATCAGCTCCATGTCGCGGACGACCACACCCGCCTCGAACGGCTCGGTCATGTGCGTAGGCGCCCGATGTGCCGGGATTGTTGTGTCCTCGCCCACTCCTCGCCGCCCTTCGTCGAATGTCCGGCTTTCGTGTTCTTATGACTGGAGTCGTTTCCCAGAAAGATCCGGGCCCGTAAGGGCCGTGATCACCAGGGAAGGCGAGGTGGCTTGCGCGACGCCGTGTTGCGACTTCACCACTTTCTATTGACAGACAACACTAAGTCCTGTTGTCGTTTGCGTCACAGCCCAGCTGTCGCATCCCAAGCCCTTCGCCGGCTCGCGGCTGGGAGGATTGTGAGGACAACGTGGTCCAGATCAGTGCGCCGGAGGCTTCGGAGACAGACGCCCGGCGTCAGCCGCCCCCGGCCCCCGAGTACTCCTCGTGGATCAGCCAGGACCGGTCCACCGACGCAGCGTCCGTGACGATGCGGCGCGAGGCCGCCGAACTCGTCGAGCGCGTGATGACGCACTACCGCGACAACACGACGCACGAGGCGGACGGCCAGTGGACGGAACCTGTCGCCCACTACCACGACGCCGACCGCTGGCGACGGGAGACGGACGCCGTCCACCGGAGCGTCCCGCTGCCGCTCGCCATGTCCGCGGAACTTCCCGGACCGAACACCTACAAGGCCCTGGACGTGCTCGGCGTCCCGGTGCTGATCACCCGGGACCGCCAGGGCGCCGTACACGCGATGATCAACGCCTGCCGGCACCGGGGCGCGAAGATCATCGAGCCGGGCTGCGGGGTGTCCAAACGCCTCACCTGCCCGTATCACTCCTGGTCGTACGACCTCGCCGGGCAGCTGCGAGGTGTGTACGCCGAGAAGACCTTCGGTGACGTACCGCGCGAGGGGCGCAGCCTGGTGAAGCTGCCCGCCGGGGAGCGCGCCGGGATCGTCTTCGTCTCCCTCGACCCGGCGGCCGAGCACGACCTCGACGCCTGGCTGGGCGATCTGCAGCCGCTCCTCGAGGGGATGCGGCTGGGGGAGTGTCACCACTACGGGACCAAAGAGCTACCCAGTCCCAACTGGAAGGTCACCCTCGACGGGTACCTGGAGACGTACCACTTCGCCTCGCTGCACCCGAAGACGGTGTTCGAGACGAACCTCTCCAACATGATGGTCCACGACACCTGGGGCCCTCACCAGCGCCTCGCACCGGCCCTGCGCCCCATCGCGCAGGCGGTCGAACTCTCCCCGGACAAGCGCGATCCCGGCGAGTGCGTCGGCCCCATCTACTGGCTGTTCCCGGGGCTGGCGATCGCCGGTGGCTGGCGCCAGAAGATCGCCGTCTCCCTGGTGCTTCCCCGGACGGCCACCGAGTCGGTGACCCAGCAGATCATCCTGCTGCGGGAACCGGCGGTCACCGACGAGGAACGCCAGGCCGCCGACCGGTTCGGCGAGTGGTTCTACGAGGTGGTCCGCGACGAGGACTACGCGACCACCTACGGAGTCCAGCAGGGCCTGCACGCCCTCAGCGGCACCGACTTCGTCTTCGGGCGCAACGAGCCCGGACTGCAGCACTTCCACCGCACCATTCACCAGCACCTGGAAAACACAGCAAGAGCCGCCAGGTGACAAGCCGACAAGATTCGCGGGAGAACACCATGGTGGCTACGGGCAGCCTCGACGGACGTGTCGCGGTGATCACGGGCAGCACGCGCAGCATCGGCCGCGCCATCGCCGAGGCCTTCCTGGCCGACGGCGCGACGGTCGTGATCAGCGGCCGTTCGGAGCTCAAGGGCAAGCAGGCACTGGAGGAGATGGGCGCCGGGGACCGGACCGCCTTCCACCCCTGCGACGCCAACAGGCAGGAGGACATCGAGGCCCTCGCGGACTTCGCCGCCGAGCGCTTCGGCCGGCTCGACATCTGGGTCAACAACGTCGGCGGCACCTCGGGCTTCGCCCCCGTCCACGAACTCAGCGACGAGGCCTGGCACGACGCCCTCAACCTGAACCTCAACGCCTACTTCTACGGCACCCGCCGAGCCCTGCCGAAGATGCTGGCGGGCGGCTGGGGCCGCATCATCAACATCTCCTCCGTCGAGGGCAAGCAGGCCAACAAGCCGGCGATCAGCCACTACATCACCAACAAGCACGCCATCCACGGACTGACCAAGGCGACCGCCTTCGAGTACGGCACCCAGGGCATCACCTGCAACGCCATCTGCCCCGGCGCCGTCGACACCGACCTGATGCGGGCCGCGGGGCCGGCGGCGGCCGAGGCCGAGGGCATCTCGTACGAGGAGTGGCTGGGCCGCTTCGCGGAGCACGCCGCCACCAAGAAGATCACCACCGTGGAGCAGATCGCCGGTGTCGCCTCGCTGCTCGCGAGCGACGCGGGCGCGGGCATCACGGGCACGCTGATCAGCGTCGACGGTGGAACGGCACAGTGGTAGGCACCGGGACGGACGGCGGGAGACCCTCGGTCATGAAGAGCTGGATCACGGACTGGCAGCGCAGTGAGCGGCTGCCGCACTACACCCGGGCCAACGCGGGGGAGACCCTTCCGGAGCCCGCCAGCCCGCTGGGCTGGAGCCTGGTGTGGGGGCGCGGGCTGCAGGGCTGGCGTCGCGGATTCGTCGGGTTCGGCATCTACCGCGAGGAGGAGGTGGCCGGTCCCCGACCGCCGTTCGTCGGCATGTTCGGCGGCTACTTCTACCTCAACCTCTCGCACATGCGGCTGTTCGGCATCCGCATGGGCCAGACCGCCGACCAGATCGACACGGCCTTCGTCGGCCAGCGCTCCGACACCCCGGTGTACGCGGCGCACCCCGAGGACCAGGACGGCGAGCTGACGGCCAAGGCCGGCGGCACGCTCCAGCGGATGCTCGGCCAGACCTCCTTCCCGGAGGCCGACGCCGACCGGGAGCGGCTGCGCCGTGTCCGCCGCGAGCGGCCCGACCTGACGCGGCTGTCGGACGCCGAACTGGTGGCGCACGCCCGCTCGCTGCTCGACGAGGTGGAGACGACGTTCCAGCGGCATGTCGAGTCGTCGCTGCCGGCGTCCGTCGGACCGGCGATCCTCGGCCCGCTGTGCGCGAGCCTGGACCGTTCCGGCGACCTGCTCGACCTCATCGGCGGGCTGGGAGACGTCGACTCGGCCTCGCCCTCGACCGGACTGTGGACGCTGTCCCGCCACGTGGCGACCTCCGCGGAACTCACCGCGCTCTTCGACGAGGGCCCGGCCGCGGTGGAGCGGGCGCTCGACGGGGCGACCGGGGACGTCAAGACGTTCCGTGACGCGTTCGAGGAGTTCCTGGCCGAGTCCGGCGACCGCGGCCCCAACGAGTGGGACATCCACGCCCGGTCCTGGGAAGCGGCGCCAGTCCAGGCGCTGGCCCTGGTCGACCGGATCCGGCACAGCGCCGACGACGACTCCCCGGCCGTCCGCCACCAGCGGCTGACCGAGCGGCGTGAGCGGACGGCGCGGGAGATCCGGGCCGCGCTGCCCGAGGACGTGCGGCCGATGTTCGACGCCGGCATGCACGCCGCCCAGGTGTGGATCCCGGCCCGCGAGCGCACCAAGGCGAACTGTGTGACCGTCGTCAACGAGATCCGGATGGCGGTACGAGAGCTCGGCCGGCGCGGGGTCGAGGCGGGGCGCTTCGACCAGTCCGAGGACGTGATGATGCTGCTGGACACCGAACTCGACGACTACGTCGCCGATCCGGAGTCCTTCGGCCCCGTCATCGCGCAGCGGCTTCGGGAGTACGCCGGCCTGCACGAGCTGGAACCGCCGTTCTTCGTCGCGCGGGACGCGCAGACCGAGATCGACACCTGGCCGCGCCGCACCGAGGAGCGCACCGAGGCCGCCGTCGAGGGTGATGTGCTCAGCGGCGTCGGCGGCAGCCACGGCACCTACACCGGCAGAGTGCGGGTGGTCACCGACCCGGCCTCCTGCGAGGCGCTGGAGCCGGGAGAGGTGCTGGTGGCGCCGATCACGGACGCGGCCTGGACCCCGCTGTTCCTGGTCGCCGGAGCCGCCGTCGTGGACGTGGGCGCGCTCAACAGCCACGCCGTCGTGGTCTGCCGCGAGCTCGGCATACCGGCCGTCATCTCCGTCGAGGGCGGCACGCGGCGGCTGCGCGACGGCATGGTGATCACGGTCGACGGCGACAAGGGAACGGTCACCGTGGACAGCGTCCCGGCGGCGCTCGTCATCTGAAACCGCCGCGGGCCCGTCGCTCCCCCTGACAGGGGCGGCGGGCCCGCGCGCATGACCCGAGAAGAGGACCACCGTGTCAGAGGAAGTCATCGTCGCCGGCTGGATGGACTACGAGCCGGGCGACCGCGGCGCGATGCTGGGGCAGCTGGTCGAACTGGGGCGCCGGACCCTCGAAGAGGAACCGGGCTGTCTGGACTACGCCATGACCGCGGACCCGAGCGACGAGCGGCGGATCCGCGTGTACGAGCGGTGGGCCTCGCAGCAGGCCCTCGACGACCACTTCACGACCCCGCACATCACGGACTTCCGGGCTGCCGTGGCCGGGCTGACCCGGGTGGGGGTCTCCTTGCAGGCCCACAGCGTGGCCGCGTCACGCCCCATGCGCTGACGACGGCGAAGTCTCTGCGGTTACGCGGAATCGCCCAGCCGGACCAGCATCTTGCCGACGTTGCCGCCGGCCAGCAGGGCCAGCAGCGCGCCGGGAGCGTGCTCCAGGCCGTCGACGACCGTCTCCCGCGCGGTGATCCGGCCCGAACCGAGCCAGCTCGCGACCCGGCGCTCGAACTCCGGCCGCAGATCCTCGTGGTCCCGGACGATGAAGCCGTTCAGGGTCAGCCGCTTGAGGACCGCCTGGATCAACTGGTTGATGTCGGCGGGCCGCCGCTCCCCGCCGAACTGCGACATCATGCCGCACAGGGCGACCCGGCCCCCGGTCCGCAACGCGTGCAGGGCGGCGGCGAGTTGCTCCCCGCCCACGTTGTCGAAGTAGACGTCGATGCCGTCGGGCGCCATCCGGGCCAGCGCTTCGCGCACCGGTTCGGCGCGGTAGTCCGCGGCGGCGTCGTAGCCGAACTCCTTCACCAGCAGGGCGCACTTGTCCGGCCCTCCGGCGGTCCCGACGACCCGCTCCGCGCCCAGCAGCCGGGCGAACTGTCCGGCGGCGCTGCCCACGGCCCCGGCCGCCGCGGACACGAAGACGGTGTCGCCGGGGCGCAGCGCGGCGACCCGGGTCAGCCCGACGTACGCGGTGAAGCCGGTCTGCCCGAGCAGCCCCAACCAGGTGGGCAGCGGGGCGAGTCCGGGGTCGATGCGACCGGCGCCGTCGGTGTCCGCGGGGTCCAGCACGGCCCACTGCCGCCAGCCCAGCTGGTGACGCACATACGCACCCGCCGGCACGGAGGCGCAGCGGCTCTCCTCCACGACGCCCAGCGCCCGGCCGTCGAGCGGCGATCCGGGCGTGAAGTTGTGCGTGTAGTGCTTCTCGGTGCTCTCCAGCCGCCCGCGCATGGACGGGTCGACGCTCATGTAGAGGTTGCGGACGAGCAGTTGTCCCTCCGCGAGGGACGGCAGGGGGCGCTCCTCGACGGCGAAGTCACCGGGGACGGGTTCTCCGTCGGGCCGGCGCACGAGACAGACAACCCGGGTCGTACGGGGTGTCACGGGGTCACTCCTCCGGCTGCTCGGGGGCGCGCCGCCGGGCGAGGCGCCCCACCCAGCCGGCCATCTGGAGGTCGGCGTGGCGCAGTTCGCCCGACTGCCACCGGGCCTGGAAGTCGAAGGTGCCCTGAGCTCCGGTCTTCGGGTCGGTCACCTCGACCAGACCGTTCTCGGTGAGCCGGTACACATGCCCGGTCAGCGGATGGATCACTTGCTTGGCCATGGGGCTCACTCCTGCACTCGGCGGCGTACGCCGCGCTTGGTCACGGTCACCGGGCCCTCGACCCGGAGGCGGCAGGCGAGCCGGGTCAGGCCGTCCACGGGTCTGCGCAGGGCTTCGATGCCCTCGCGTTCCAGCGGGTCCACGGGGGAACAGTTCTCGGTGCCCTCGTCGACCACCACGAAGCAGGTACGGCAGGTCCCCTTGCCGCCGCAGACGGTGGGCCAGCGGTATCCGAGCCGTTGGGCGGCGCTGAACAGGTCCTCACCGTCGAGCACTTCGAGTTCGGCGCCCAAGGGCCGGACCGCCACGCGGTGGGTCACGTGCTCATCCACCGGTCGAGTGTCTGGTTGAAGTGGCGGATGCGGCTCTCCTGGTAGTTGGCCAGGGTGATGCCCGGCTTGCGCATCGCCTTCAGTCCCTGCTGGACGTAGGGGAGGTTCTCGCAGTCCTGGTCGAAGACGGGCCCGAGCACACCGAGTTCGGGGATGTCCGCGAAGAGCATGTCCTCCGGCACCCAGCGGATCTCGGCCGGGGGCGGCATCTCGCCGGGCTTCTTCGGGGCCGACATGAAGATGATCTCGGCGGTGCAGGAGTCGGGGTCGAGACCGTTGGGCTTGAACCGGTAGATGATGTTGGACTTGGCGCCGCCCCAGGGGTTGAAGTTGGGGAACAGCAGGTAGTTGATGGCGTCGAGCAGTTCGGTGTCGGCCGTCTGGGAGAAGTCCTGCTGCGAGGTGGCCGCCAGCTGGGCACGCATCCGCTCGGCGAGGACCTGGCGGGCGGTGCCGCCGGGCGGGATCGGGGGCATTTCCTCTCCGTCCGACATCACCAGGTCACGGCCCTGGGCCGCCGCGTAGAACGCACGCGAG
The nucleotide sequence above comes from Streptomyces sp. NL15-2K. Encoded proteins:
- a CDS encoding thiamine pyrophosphate-dependent dehydrogenase E1 component subunit alpha; protein product: MAQRASSTSSTSKAPKKSGDPAANQASAQVVRDLHERMVRIRLFETEAGKLMEAGKLPGFLHLYVGQEAVAAGVMAALRDDDQITSTHRGHGHAVAKGVSFRHMYAELYGRVTGACLGRGGSMHINDLSLGMLGANGIVGAGIPIAVGAAFAAQYKGEDSVAVSFFGDGATNIGTFHEAANMAAVLRLPVLFICENNGYAEFTPQSKHMLITDVADRAAAYGMPSVIVDGMDAAAVHEAAAEAVARARAGEGPMMIEAKTYRFYDHQGVKGLRHPYRSDEEVAEWKTRDPIDLLEARALADGTATRAELDDTWQRTRDEIADAIAYAEASPLPDTADLLLNVYSG
- a CDS encoding VOC family protein, coding for MTEPFEAGVVVRDMELMERFYREALGCLAVHRSRIPESIGTPAGLGGELLVVWLQVPSGGRVKLILPRTPPAPAESAVPLTGRRGLSYLTFRLDDLDPVVAALPAAGARPLSDPVVVRARGRRISFWADPEGNAVELVDERGDDPAPDRTEA
- a CDS encoding aromatic ring-hydroxylating dioxygenase subunit alpha produces the protein MVQISAPEASETDARRQPPPAPEYSSWISQDRSTDAASVTMRREAAELVERVMTHYRDNTTHEADGQWTEPVAHYHDADRWRRETDAVHRSVPLPLAMSAELPGPNTYKALDVLGVPVLITRDRQGAVHAMINACRHRGAKIIEPGCGVSKRLTCPYHSWSYDLAGQLRGVYAEKTFGDVPREGRSLVKLPAGERAGIVFVSLDPAAEHDLDAWLGDLQPLLEGMRLGECHHYGTKELPSPNWKVTLDGYLETYHFASLHPKTVFETNLSNMMVHDTWGPHQRLAPALRPIAQAVELSPDKRDPGECVGPIYWLFPGLAIAGGWRQKIAVSLVLPRTATESVTQQIILLREPAVTDEERQAADRFGEWFYEVVRDEDYATTYGVQQGLHALSGTDFVFGRNEPGLQHFHRTIHQHLENTARAAR
- a CDS encoding SDR family NAD(P)-dependent oxidoreductase; translated protein: MVATGSLDGRVAVITGSTRSIGRAIAEAFLADGATVVISGRSELKGKQALEEMGAGDRTAFHPCDANRQEDIEALADFAAERFGRLDIWVNNVGGTSGFAPVHELSDEAWHDALNLNLNAYFYGTRRALPKMLAGGWGRIINISSVEGKQANKPAISHYITNKHAIHGLTKATAFEYGTQGITCNAICPGAVDTDLMRAAGPAAAEAEGISYEEWLGRFAEHAATKKITTVEQIAGVASLLASDAGAGITGTLISVDGGTAQW
- a CDS encoding PEP-utilizing enzyme, with the protein product MKSWITDWQRSERLPHYTRANAGETLPEPASPLGWSLVWGRGLQGWRRGFVGFGIYREEEVAGPRPPFVGMFGGYFYLNLSHMRLFGIRMGQTADQIDTAFVGQRSDTPVYAAHPEDQDGELTAKAGGTLQRMLGQTSFPEADADRERLRRVRRERPDLTRLSDAELVAHARSLLDEVETTFQRHVESSLPASVGPAILGPLCASLDRSGDLLDLIGGLGDVDSASPSTGLWTLSRHVATSAELTALFDEGPAAVERALDGATGDVKTFRDAFEEFLAESGDRGPNEWDIHARSWEAAPVQALALVDRIRHSADDDSPAVRHQRLTERRERTAREIRAALPEDVRPMFDAGMHAAQVWIPARERTKANCVTVVNEIRMAVRELGRRGVEAGRFDQSEDVMMLLDTELDDYVADPESFGPVIAQRLREYAGLHELEPPFFVARDAQTEIDTWPRRTEERTEAAVEGDVLSGVGGSHGTYTGRVRVVTDPASCEALEPGEVLVAPITDAAWTPLFLVAGAAVVDVGALNSHAVVVCRELGIPAVISVEGGTRRLRDGMVITVDGDKGTVTVDSVPAALVI
- a CDS encoding putative quinol monooxygenase, with amino-acid sequence MSEEVIVAGWMDYEPGDRGAMLGQLVELGRRTLEEEPGCLDYAMTADPSDERRIRVYERWASQQALDDHFTTPHITDFRAAVAGLTRVGVSLQAHSVAASRPMR
- a CDS encoding NADP-dependent oxidoreductase; translated protein: MTPRTTRVVCLVRRPDGEPVPGDFAVEERPLPSLAEGQLLVRNLYMSVDPSMRGRLESTEKHYTHNFTPGSPLDGRALGVVEESRCASVPAGAYVRHQLGWRQWAVLDPADTDGAGRIDPGLAPLPTWLGLLGQTGFTAYVGLTRVAALRPGDTVFVSAAAGAVGSAAGQFARLLGAERVVGTAGGPDKCALLVKEFGYDAAADYRAEPVREALARMAPDGIDVYFDNVGGEQLAAALHALRTGGRVALCGMMSQFGGERRPADINQLIQAVLKRLTLNGFIVRDHEDLRPEFERRVASWLGSGRITARETVVDGLEHAPGALLALLAGGNVGKMLVRLGDSA
- a CDS encoding transposase — encoded protein: MAKQVIHPLTGHVYRLTENGLVEVTDPKTGAQGTFDFQARWQSGELRHADLQMAGWVGRLARRRAPEQPEE
- a CDS encoding 2Fe-2S iron-sulfur cluster binding domain-containing protein encodes the protein MDEHVTHRVAVRPLGAELEVLDGEDLFSAAQRLGYRWPTVCGGKGTCRTCFVVVDEGTENCSPVDPLEREGIEALRRPVDGLTRLACRLRVEGPVTVTKRGVRRRVQE